A portion of the Bradyrhizobium manausense genome contains these proteins:
- a CDS encoding DUF6641 family protein — protein MSTSILKSLTFVPQPKVISDPLIIKRERMVSRLEDQKKLLADPTYQRRIKRWEKREDGEKVLVEKPLRASKWWQQDPSGSVVMTMKVGSKRIEFEKGKAAIAVGSLEKLPAVIDSLIKAVRAGELDPQLSEGKGPRSVPTRKIA, from the coding sequence ATGTCGACCTCAATCCTCAAGTCGCTCACGTTCGTCCCGCAGCCCAAGGTCATTTCTGACCCATTGATTATCAAGCGGGAACGCATGGTTTCCCGCTTGGAAGATCAAAAGAAGCTGCTCGCCGATCCGACCTACCAGCGGCGTATCAAGCGTTGGGAAAAGAGGGAAGACGGGGAGAAGGTGCTCGTCGAGAAGCCGCTCCGTGCGAGCAAGTGGTGGCAACAGGACCCGAGCGGCAGCGTGGTCATGACAATGAAGGTCGGCTCGAAGCGCATCGAGTTCGAGAAGGGTAAGGCGGCCATCGCTGTAGGCTCGCTGGAGAAGCTGCCTGCGGTGATCGATTCGCTCATCAAGGCCGTGCGGGCGGGCGAGCTTGACCCTCAGCTGAGCGAAGGCAAGGGACCGAGATCGGTGCCCACTCGGAAGATCGCTTGA